The Pseudomonadota bacterium DNA window TCTCCTGGAAAGAGCTTTGAAGAAGGAAGTTTAGAAAGTTCGTCTTGTAGAAGTTTTAAACCACGTTCAAGGGTTTCTTGGAATTTTACTTCTTCTAAGAAAAGAGTTTCAGAAATTAAAGCTTTGGCACGTTCAAGCTCAGGATAAACACCCCCCATTTGAGAGAGAAGAACCGGAAAGAGTTGCTGAAGGAGGGGGTCCTTTTTTCCTAAGAGTTGAACATGTCGCATGGCTCTGCGCATGATGCGTCTGAGAACATATCCACGGCCTTCATTGGAGGGAAGGGTTCCTTCCGCAATTAAAAAACTAGAAGCTCTTAAATGATCTGCAATAACACGGTGGGAGGAAGCAAATTTTCCGTGATAGGGAACGCCCGTTATTTCAACGATCGCTTGAATAAGCGCTTGAAAAAGATCAATATCATAATTTGATTGGACGCCTTGAAGAACGGCAGAAATACGTTCAAGTCCCATACCGGTATCAATGGAAGGGCGCGGAAGAGGAAAACGTTGCGGTTCTGTCTTGGAGTCAAGAAGTTTTTGTTCATATTGCATGAAAACAAGATTCCAGATTTCGACAAATCGATCACCATCTTCATCTTTGGATCCAGGAGGCCCTCCTGGGATTGTGTCGCCATGATCATAAAAAATTTCAGAACAAGGACCGCAGGGGCCGGTATCTCCAGCTGACCAAAAATTATCGGTCGTTGAAATTCGGATGATTTTATCATCAGAAAATCCTCCAATTTTTTGCCAAAGGGCAGCGGCTTCAGAATCTTCTGAATAGACCGTTACCAAAAGACGATTTTTGGGGATTTGAAGTTCTTTGGTGACAAAGTTCCAGGCATAAAAAATGGCTTCTTCTTTAAAATAATCTCCAAAAGAAAAGTTTCCGAGCATTTCAAAGAATGTATGATGTCGGCTTGTATACCCAACATTCTCAAGATCATTGTGTTTCCCTCCAGCTCTTAAACATTTTTGAGCCGTCACAGCACGGTGATAGGGCCGTGTTTCGAGTCCTGTAAAGACATCTTTAAACTGCACCATTCCCGCAGCTGTAAACAATAAAGTTGGATCATTATGCGGAATCAAAGAACTTGAAGGGACCTCTTCATGATGATTTTGTTTAAAAAAATTAAGAAAAGAAGATCGGATTTCGGAGGTTGTTTTCATGATATAAAGAACGATTATCCTTCTAAGAATGCGGGATCATTCCCACTCATCATTTCATCCACAACGACACTACCATTGTCGCGGATGGATTTTTCGATTTCAGCTGTTACCTCGGGATGTTCTTTAAGAAACATCCGTGCCGCTTCACGACCTTGTCCAATACGCTGATCTTTATAGGAATACCACGACCCAGACTTTTCAATTAAATTTGCTTTAACACCAAGATCGATAATCTCACCCAGTTTAGAGATGCCTTCCCCATAAAGAATATCAAATTCAACAACCTTAAAAGGAGGTGCAACTTTGTTTTTTACAACTTTAACACGTGTTTGGTTTCCAATAATTTCGTCTTTGTCTTTTATTGCACCAATACGCCTTATATCGATGCGTACTGACGCATAAAATTTTAAAGCATTTCCACCCGTTGTTGTTTCTGGGCTCCCAAACATGATGCCAATTTTTTGACGAATTTGGTTAATAAAAATCACCATACAATGGCTTTTGGAGACAGACCCCGTTAACTTACGAAGGGCATGGCTCATGAGACGTGCTTGAAGTCCAACATGCGTGTCCCCCATATCTCCTTCAAGTTCCGCTTTTGGAACGAGTGCTGCAACGGAGTCAACAACAAGAACATCCACGGCTCCTGAGCGCACAAGTGTATCTGCAATTTCAAGAGCTTGCTCTCCTGTGTCGGGCTGGGAAATTAAAAGTTCTTCTAAATTAACCCCGAGTTTTTTAGCGTAGCTGGGATCAAGCGCATGCTCTGCATCAACAAAGGCACATGTTCCTCCTGCTTTTTGAGCCTCTGCAACGACGTGAAGCGCGAGCGTTGTTTTACCAGAACTTTCAGGACCATAAATCTCAATAATACGACCTTTTGGAAGACCTCCAATGCCCAGGGCCAGATCAAGGCCCAAAGATCCTGTTGAAATTGTTTCAATATCAACGCTTTGCTCATGGGTTCCAAGGCGCATAATTGAGCCCTTTCCAAAGGCACGTT harbors:
- the recA gene encoding recombinase RecA, yielding MDKGKALEAALGQIERAFGKGSIMRLGTHEQSVDIETISTGSLGLDLALGIGGLPKGRIIEIYGPESSGKTTLALHVVAEAQKAGGTCAFVDAEHALDPSYAKKLGVNLEELLISQPDTGEQALEIADTLVRSGAVDVLVVDSVAALVPKAELEGDMGDTHVGLQARLMSHALRKLTGSVSKSHCMVIFINQIRQKIGIMFGSPETTTGGNALKFYASVRIDIRRIGAIKDKDEIIGNQTRVKVVKNKVAPPFKVVEFDILYGEGISKLGEIIDLGVKANLIEKSGSWYSYKDQRIGQGREAARMFLKEHPEVTAEIEKSIRDNGSVVVDEMMSGNDPAFLEG